Proteins encoded within one genomic window of Methanobacteriales archaeon HGW-Methanobacteriales-1:
- a CDS encoding universal stress protein has protein sequence MFNKIMIPSDGSKFAQKAEDVAIDLAKKLESTVVAVHIIDEKLIYPFDVMEDEGNKILSKIHEKGNANDVKVDEVLIFGNPRHDMKKIAEKSHADMVVIGSHGRSGIEKILMGSVAENALKTVDVPVLLVK, from the coding sequence ATGTTTAATAAAATAATGATACCGAGTGATGGATCCAAATTTGCCCAAAAAGCTGAAGATGTGGCCATTGATTTGGCTAAAAAACTGGAATCGACTGTAGTAGCTGTTCATATAATTGATGAAAAGCTCATTTATCCTTTTGATGTTATGGAAGATGAAGGAAATAAAATTTTATCTAAAATCCACGAAAAGGGAAATGCTAATGATGTAAAAGTTGATGAGGTCCTTATTTTTGGAAATCCTAGGCATGATATGAAGAAAATCGCTGAAAAATCTCATGCAGATATGGTGGTTATCGGGTCCCATGGGCGTTCTGGTATTGAAAAAATTTTAATGGGTAGTGTGGCCGAAAATGCTTTAAAAACAGTTGATGTGCCTGTTTTACTTGTTAAATAA